One genomic segment of Nocardioides cavernaquae includes these proteins:
- the pgm gene encoding phosphoglucomutase (alpha-D-glucose-1,6-bisphosphate-dependent) yields the protein MTSSRAGLVAEPGDLIDVANLVTRYYTETPDPDNVDQQVAFGTSGHRGSSLKTSFNEQHIAAITQAICEYRAEQGFTGPLFIGRDTHALSEPAWATALEVLVANDVTVLVDDRDGYTPTPAVSHAIIRANAGKSLDGPGLADGIVVTPSHNPPADGGFKYNPPHGGPADSDATSVIARRANELIRAGLDGVRRVPFARARAAAAAYDFMGTYVDDLPSVLDIDRVRDAGIRIGADPLGGASVAYWAAIAERHKLDLTVVNPLVDATWRFMTLDWDEKIRMDCSSPSAMASLIAQKDRFDIATGNDADADRHGIVTPDGGLMNPNHFLAVAIGYLFGGARPDWPAAARIGKTLVSSSMIDRVAADLGKPLVEVPVGFKWFVPGLVDGSFGFGGEESAGASFLRRDGSTWTTDKDGILLALLASEILAATGSTPSQLYAGLVDLHGAPAYARVDAPANREQKAKLAALSPADVTATELAGEPITARLTEAPGNGEAIGGLKVTTESAWFAARPSGTEDVYKIYAESFRGPEHLARVQAEAREVVSAALG from the coding sequence ATGACTTCCTCGCGCGCCGGCCTGGTGGCCGAACCCGGCGACCTCATCGATGTCGCCAATCTCGTCACCCGCTACTACACGGAGACGCCCGACCCGGACAACGTCGACCAGCAGGTCGCGTTCGGCACCAGCGGACACCGTGGCTCGTCGCTGAAGACGTCGTTCAACGAGCAGCACATCGCGGCGATCACGCAGGCGATCTGCGAGTACCGCGCCGAGCAGGGTTTCACCGGCCCGCTCTTCATCGGCCGCGACACGCACGCGCTCTCCGAGCCGGCGTGGGCGACGGCGCTCGAGGTGCTGGTCGCCAACGACGTGACCGTGCTGGTCGATGACCGCGACGGCTACACGCCGACGCCCGCGGTCTCGCACGCGATCATCCGCGCCAACGCCGGCAAGTCCCTCGACGGGCCCGGCCTGGCCGACGGCATCGTGGTCACGCCGTCGCACAACCCGCCCGCGGACGGCGGCTTCAAGTACAACCCGCCCCACGGCGGCCCTGCGGACTCCGACGCCACGTCGGTGATCGCACGCCGCGCCAACGAGCTGATCCGCGCCGGCCTCGACGGCGTACGCCGCGTCCCCTTCGCCCGCGCGCGGGCTGCCGCGGCGGCGTACGACTTCATGGGGACGTACGTCGACGACCTGCCGTCGGTGCTCGACATCGACCGCGTGCGTGACGCGGGCATCCGCATCGGCGCCGACCCGCTCGGAGGCGCGAGCGTCGCCTACTGGGCCGCGATCGCGGAGCGGCACAAGCTCGACCTGACGGTGGTGAACCCGCTGGTCGACGCGACCTGGCGCTTCATGACGCTCGACTGGGACGAGAAGATCCGCATGGACTGCTCCTCGCCCTCGGCGATGGCCTCCCTGATCGCGCAGAAGGACCGCTTCGACATCGCGACCGGCAACGACGCCGACGCCGACCGCCACGGCATCGTCACTCCCGACGGCGGGCTGATGAACCCCAACCACTTCCTGGCAGTGGCGATCGGCTACCTCTTCGGTGGCGCTCGTCCCGACTGGCCGGCCGCGGCGCGCATCGGCAAGACGCTGGTCTCGTCCTCGATGATCGACCGGGTGGCCGCCGACCTCGGCAAGCCGCTGGTCGAGGTGCCGGTCGGGTTCAAGTGGTTCGTGCCAGGTCTGGTCGACGGGAGCTTCGGCTTCGGTGGCGAGGAGTCGGCGGGTGCGTCGTTCCTGCGCCGCGACGGCTCGACGTGGACGACCGACAAGGACGGGATCCTCCTTGCCCTGTTGGCTTCCGAGATCCTCGCAGCCACGGGTTCGACGCCCAGCCAGCTCTATGCGGGCCTCGTAGACCTCCATGGCGCACCGGCCTATGCGCGCGTCGACGCACCCGCCAACCGTGAGCAGAAGGCCAAGCTCGCCGCGCTCTCGCCGGCGGACGTCACCGCGACCGAGCTGGCGGGGGAGCCGATCACCGCGCGCCTCACCGAGGCTCCGGGCAACGGTGAGGCCATCGGTGGGCTCAAGGTCACCACCGAGTCGGCCTGGTTCGCTGCCCGCCCGTCGGGCACCGAGGACGTCTACAAGATCTACGCCGAGTCGTTCCGGGGACCGGAGCACCTCGCCCGGGTTCAGGCCGAGGCTCGCGAGGTCGTGTCCGCAGCCCTGGGCTGA
- a CDS encoding cation:dicarboxylate symporter family transporter, translating to MSSTTGQAGAPVRRKDRTHYLYLAVIAAVALGILVGAVAPAFAVELKPLGQAFVGLIKMMIQPVIFCTIVLGVGSVRSAAKVGKVGGLALGYFLTMSTVALGIGLLVGNVLNPGDGLQITPATAEAGSAQAAGAHATTAEFLLGIIPTSMLSGITSGEVLQTLLVALLVGFALQAMGTSGEPILKGVGHVQRLVFRVLSMIMWAAPVGAFGAIAAVVGETGLGALQSLAVLMLGFYITCALFVFVILGSLLRIAAGVNIFSLLRYLGREFLLIVSTSSSESALPRLIAKMEHAGIDRPTVGVVVPTGYSFNLDGTAIYLTMASLFIASAMGDPLSIGEQVSLLLFMMIASKGAAGVTGAGMATLAGGLSSHRPELLDGVGLIVGIDRFMSEARALTNFAGNAVATVLVAGWTGGIDRPQLDRALSGADPFDETTMVDDHGPDGAVEPVEPVVAVVPEPRTVPV from the coding sequence ATGAGCAGCACCACTGGTCAGGCAGGCGCACCCGTTCGCCGCAAGGACCGCACCCACTACCTCTACCTGGCCGTGATCGCGGCCGTGGCGCTCGGCATCCTGGTCGGCGCCGTGGCGCCGGCGTTCGCCGTCGAGCTCAAGCCGCTCGGCCAGGCCTTCGTCGGCCTGATCAAGATGATGATCCAGCCGGTCATCTTCTGCACGATCGTCCTCGGAGTCGGCTCGGTCCGCAGCGCGGCCAAGGTCGGCAAGGTCGGCGGCCTCGCACTCGGCTACTTCCTCACGATGTCGACGGTCGCGCTCGGCATCGGCCTGCTCGTCGGCAACGTCCTCAACCCCGGTGACGGGCTGCAGATCACCCCGGCGACCGCTGAGGCCGGCAGTGCCCAGGCGGCTGGCGCACACGCCACCACGGCCGAGTTCCTGCTCGGCATCATCCCGACCTCGATGCTCTCCGGCATCACCTCCGGCGAGGTGCTGCAGACCCTGCTCGTCGCGCTGCTGGTCGGCTTCGCCCTGCAGGCCATGGGCACCTCGGGTGAGCCGATCCTCAAGGGAGTCGGTCACGTGCAGCGCCTGGTCTTCCGCGTGCTGTCGATGATCATGTGGGCCGCCCCGGTGGGAGCGTTCGGTGCCATCGCTGCCGTCGTCGGCGAGACCGGCCTCGGCGCGCTGCAGAGCCTCGCCGTCCTGATGCTCGGCTTCTACATCACCTGCGCGCTCTTCGTCTTCGTCATCCTCGGCTCGCTGCTCCGCATCGCTGCGGGGGTCAACATCTTCAGCCTGCTGCGCTACCTCGGTCGCGAGTTCCTGCTGATCGTCTCCACCTCGTCGTCCGAGTCGGCCCTGCCGCGCCTGATCGCGAAGATGGAGCACGCCGGCATCGACCGCCCGACCGTCGGCGTCGTGGTCCCGACCGGCTACTCGTTCAACCTCGACGGCACGGCGATCTACCTGACGATGGCCTCGCTCTTCATCGCCTCGGCCATGGGCGACCCGCTGTCGATCGGCGAGCAGGTCTCGCTGCTGCTCTTCATGATGATCGCCTCCAAGGGCGCGGCCGGTGTCACCGGCGCCGGCATGGCCACCCTCGCCGGCGGCCTCAGCTCGCACCGTCCGGAGCTGCTCGACGGCGTCGGCCTCATCGTCGGCATCGACCGGTTCATGTCCGAGGCCCGCGCGCTGACGAACTTCGCCGGCAACGCGGTGGCCACCGTCCTGGTCGCCGGATGGACCGGCGGCATCGACCGGCCCCAGCTCGACCGCGCGCTCTCGGGTGCCGACCCGTTCGACGAGACGACGATGGTCGACGACCACGGTCCGGATGGAGCGGTGGAGCCGGTGGAGCCGGTTGTGGCGGTCGTCCCGGAGCCGCGGACCGTCCCCGTCTGA
- a CDS encoding potassium channel family protein produces MSARGLGAGIGVTLPLPTRSPWWQLGQRLLLALSILVGTVLLVWLDADGYYDARDEHVSFRDAIYYTTVTLSTTGYGDIAPSTDTARMINAFVITPARIAFLVLLIGTTLEVLASQGREMFRVARWRKHMDQHVVIIGYGNKGRSATTTLVMNGQDPRSIVVVDPSPTGVEDAHADGYAVVAGDATRREVLRRAEVENARQVIITTDRDDSTVLATLTVRQLNPAAYIVAAVREEENVPLIRQSGADSVVTSSDAVGRLVGLSSLSPTLGAVLEDLLTYGQGLEVAERELLVNEVGKQPQSLTDQVIAVVRDEKVYRYFDPSVTLLARGDRLIVVRPAQELPWAPRPGTHGEELAVERD; encoded by the coding sequence GTGAGCGCTCGGGGTCTGGGCGCCGGCATCGGCGTCACGCTGCCGCTGCCGACACGGTCGCCGTGGTGGCAGCTCGGCCAGCGACTGCTGCTCGCCCTCTCGATCCTGGTCGGCACGGTGCTGCTGGTGTGGCTCGACGCCGACGGCTACTACGACGCGCGCGATGAGCACGTGTCGTTCCGCGACGCGATCTACTACACGACCGTCACGCTGAGCACGACCGGCTACGGCGACATCGCTCCTTCGACGGACACCGCCCGGATGATCAACGCGTTTGTGATCACCCCCGCGCGCATTGCCTTCCTGGTGCTCCTGATCGGCACCACCCTCGAGGTTCTCGCCTCGCAGGGACGCGAGATGTTCCGGGTCGCCCGGTGGAGGAAGCACATGGACCAGCACGTCGTCATCATCGGCTACGGCAACAAGGGCCGCAGCGCCACGACCACCCTGGTCATGAACGGCCAGGACCCGCGCAGCATCGTCGTCGTCGACCCCAGCCCGACCGGCGTCGAGGACGCCCATGCGGACGGGTACGCCGTCGTGGCCGGCGATGCGACGCGCCGCGAGGTGCTGCGTCGCGCCGAGGTCGAGAACGCGCGCCAGGTCATCATCACGACTGACCGCGACGACTCGACCGTGCTCGCCACGCTCACGGTCCGCCAGCTCAACCCCGCGGCGTACATCGTCGCGGCGGTGCGTGAGGAGGAGAACGTCCCGCTGATCCGCCAGAGTGGCGCCGACTCGGTGGTCACCTCCAGCGACGCGGTCGGCCGCCTGGTCGGCCTCTCGTCGCTGTCGCCGACACTCGGCGCGGTGCTCGAGGACCTGCTCACCTACGGCCAGGGCCTCGAGGTCGCCGAGCGGGAGCTGCTGGTCAACGAGGTCGGCAAGCAGCCGCAGTCGCTCACCGACCAGGTGATCGCGGTCGTGCGTGACGAGAAGGTCTACCGCTACTTCGATCCCTCGGTGACCCTGCTTGCCCGCGGCGACCGGCTCATCGTCGTACGCCCCGCCCAGGAGCTGCCGTGGGCGCCGCGCCCCGGCACCCACGGCGAGGAACTCGCGGTGGAGAGGGACTGA
- a CDS encoding YihY/virulence factor BrkB family protein produces MTRDALLSMLRRVLHPLWRLITATVASCMRWRVTGLAAEAAFFAVLSMPPLIFALTGAIGYFTERFTPGQIEEIRTATLDLAGRAMTESAVRNVIEPTFDTVIEGGRLDVISIGFVLALWSGSRALNVFVDTITIMHGLGGHRGIVQTRALSFGLYVLGLLTGMVTIPLLVAGPTLVNRWIPDRIEFLEDLYWPVVLLLCVCFLATLYHVSVPVRTAWRYNLPGACFTLLTWVVGSWVLRWVLTATAGESTSVYGPLSAPITVLLWLYIVSIAVLIGAALNASVDTVWPRLSNRSVPD; encoded by the coding sequence ATGACCCGGGACGCGCTGCTCTCCATGCTGCGCCGGGTCCTTCACCCGCTCTGGCGGCTGATCACCGCAACCGTCGCCTCCTGCATGCGCTGGCGCGTCACCGGCCTCGCGGCGGAGGCGGCGTTCTTCGCCGTGCTCTCGATGCCGCCGCTGATCTTCGCGCTCACCGGTGCGATCGGTTACTTCACCGAGCGCTTCACTCCCGGGCAGATCGAGGAGATCCGGACCGCGACGCTCGACCTTGCCGGGCGCGCGATGACCGAGAGCGCGGTGCGCAACGTCATCGAGCCGACGTTCGACACGGTCATCGAGGGTGGCCGCCTCGACGTTATCTCGATCGGATTCGTCCTGGCCCTGTGGTCGGGCAGCCGCGCGCTCAACGTCTTCGTCGACACCATCACGATCATGCACGGACTCGGTGGGCACCGGGGGATCGTGCAGACCCGGGCGCTCTCGTTCGGGCTCTACGTGCTCGGCCTGCTCACCGGCATGGTGACGATCCCGTTGCTCGTCGCCGGGCCGACCCTGGTGAACCGGTGGATCCCCGATCGCATCGAGTTCCTCGAGGACCTCTACTGGCCCGTCGTACTCCTGCTCTGCGTCTGCTTCCTCGCGACGCTCTACCACGTGTCGGTGCCGGTCAGGACTGCGTGGCGCTACAACCTGCCGGGTGCCTGCTTCACGCTCCTGACCTGGGTGGTCGGCTCCTGGGTGCTCCGCTGGGTGCTGACCGCGACCGCGGGTGAGTCGACCTCGGTCTACGGTCCGCTCTCCGCGCCGATCACCGTTCTGCTCTGGCTCTACATCGTTTCCATCGCCGTCCTCATCGGCGCCGCACTCAATGCGTCGGTCGACACCGTGTGGCCGCGGCTTTCGAACCGCTCCGTGCCAGACTGA
- a CDS encoding potassium channel family protein → MTRVQRWERRTEIPLLLLALAFLVAYAWPVVDPRLEPDLELFLRFVSWAVWVAFAVDFAIRLVLAGDRRRYALVHWYDVALIILPVLRPLRLLRLLALMRILHRSAATSLVGRVTVYAVGAAVMAVGLGAVAALDAEQDAAGANITAFGDALWWATCTVTTVGYGEVYPVTTTGRLVAVVLMVIGIAMVGAVTASVAAWLVRAVEVGETRPKDLSAGVDR, encoded by the coding sequence ATGACTCGCGTGCAGCGCTGGGAACGGCGCACTGAGATTCCTCTGCTTCTGCTGGCTCTTGCGTTCCTCGTTGCGTACGCGTGGCCGGTGGTCGATCCCCGCCTGGAGCCGGACCTCGAACTCTTCCTCCGGTTCGTCTCGTGGGCGGTGTGGGTTGCCTTTGCGGTCGACTTCGCCATCCGGCTCGTCCTTGCTGGGGATCGCCGTCGGTACGCGCTTGTCCACTGGTACGACGTCGCGCTGATCATCCTTCCGGTGCTGCGGCCGCTGCGCCTGCTCCGTCTCCTGGCGTTGATGCGGATCCTGCACCGGAGTGCGGCGACTTCCCTGGTCGGGCGCGTGACGGTCTATGCGGTCGGGGCGGCGGTGATGGCAGTCGGGCTGGGAGCGGTAGCTGCCCTCGATGCCGAGCAGGACGCGGCCGGCGCGAACATCACGGCGTTTGGCGACGCGCTCTGGTGGGCGACCTGCACCGTCACAACCGTCGGTTACGGCGAGGTCTACCCGGTCACGACGACCGGGCGGCTGGTTGCAGTCGTGCTGATGGTGATCGGGATCGCGATGGTCGGCGCTGTGACCGCTTCGGTTGCGGCGTGGTTGGTGAGAGCGGTCGAGGTGGGGGAGACGCGGCCCAAGGACCTGTCCGCGGGTGTCGACAGGTGA
- a CDS encoding response regulator — protein MTIRVLVVEDEEVAARAHAAYVERMEGFAVAGVARSAAEALRHLTADPDVQLVLLDMHLPDGHGLGLLQRLRAAGHLCDVIAVTSARDVDVVRAAVAQGVVQYLLKPFTWPTFRAKLEQYAAYRAQLTASVGDVAQDEVDSMLGALHARGTNAPLPKGMSPESLRQVTAVLRAAESGLSATEVAEAIGASRVTARRYLEHLADTGSVERSPRYGGSGRPEVAYTWR, from the coding sequence ATGACGATCCGGGTGCTCGTCGTCGAGGACGAGGAAGTCGCGGCCCGCGCCCACGCGGCGTACGTGGAGAGGATGGAGGGCTTCGCCGTCGCCGGGGTCGCCCGGTCGGCCGCCGAGGCGCTGCGCCACCTGACCGCCGATCCTGACGTCCAGCTGGTGCTGCTCGACATGCACCTGCCCGACGGCCACGGACTCGGCCTGCTGCAGCGCCTCCGGGCAGCGGGTCACCTGTGCGACGTCATCGCAGTGACCTCCGCGCGCGACGTCGACGTGGTGCGTGCCGCAGTCGCGCAAGGCGTGGTGCAGTACCTCCTCAAGCCGTTCACCTGGCCGACGTTCCGGGCCAAGCTCGAGCAGTACGCGGCGTACCGGGCGCAGCTGACGGCGAGCGTCGGCGACGTGGCGCAGGACGAGGTCGACTCGATGCTCGGCGCGCTGCACGCGCGCGGCACCAATGCACCGCTCCCCAAGGGGATGTCCCCCGAGTCGCTGCGCCAGGTGACCGCCGTCCTCCGTGCCGCTGAGTCGGGTCTTTCCGCCACCGAGGTCGCTGAGGCGATCGGCGCCTCCCGCGTCACCGCCCGGCGCTACCTCGAGCACCTCGCGGACACGGGCTCCGTCGAGCGCTCACCCCGCTACGGCGGGAGCGGCCGACCCGAGGTCGCCTACACCTGGCGCTGA
- a CDS encoding sensor histidine kinase yields MRWLRRDHSVARQIFLLQLLLVVLLVAAALGFAAYDARQDARTQATSRAVAVAEAVADSPAVRSALRDPDPTRVLQPYAEDVRLDTGTDFIVVMELDRTRFTHPDVSQIGKPFVGDLGGAPDGEIFTQEYTGTLGPSVRAVVPVTDDGAVVALVSSGITLEHIQQDVLREILRLGLVGSAVLALGAVGALLMSRRLRRQTHGLEAGEITRMYEYYDAVLHAVREGLLLLDTSDRVQLVNDEARRLLALPDDVIGRSVHSLGLPPALSRAAVGERAAADDIYVTDEHVLVVSSSPAVWEGHTVGSVVTLRDRTELQDVTGELDLVRGLTDSLRAQNHEAANRLHAVVSLIEMGQPDEALDFATEELQVAQLLADRLTASVQEPVLAALLLGKTADAAERGIALEISGEVSGSSLPLAARELLTVVGNLVDNALEAVSGADSRRVRVLLEGGPGQLTVVVEDSGPGIAPGDAEKVLERGWSTKATSGRGVGLALVAQTVRRHGGDIAVSGSDLGGACFRVSIGGTA; encoded by the coding sequence ATGCGCTGGCTCCGCCGCGACCACTCCGTCGCCCGGCAGATCTTCCTTCTGCAACTCCTGCTCGTGGTGCTCCTGGTCGCCGCGGCGCTCGGGTTCGCGGCGTACGACGCGCGGCAGGATGCCCGCACGCAGGCGACCAGCCGGGCCGTGGCCGTCGCCGAGGCGGTGGCCGACTCCCCCGCGGTCCGCTCCGCGCTGCGTGACCCGGACCCGACGCGCGTCCTCCAGCCGTACGCCGAGGACGTCCGCCTCGACACCGGCACTGACTTCATCGTCGTCATGGAGCTCGACCGCACGCGGTTCACGCACCCCGACGTGAGCCAGATCGGCAAGCCGTTCGTCGGCGATCTCGGAGGTGCGCCGGATGGCGAGATCTTCACCCAGGAGTACACCGGCACGCTCGGGCCGTCGGTGCGCGCCGTGGTGCCCGTGACGGACGACGGGGCGGTCGTCGCGCTGGTCTCGAGCGGCATCACGCTCGAGCACATCCAGCAGGACGTCCTCCGCGAGATCCTGCGGCTCGGCCTGGTGGGCTCGGCAGTCCTTGCCCTCGGCGCAGTCGGGGCGCTGCTGATGAGCCGACGCCTGCGACGCCAGACCCACGGCCTGGAGGCCGGCGAGATCACCCGCATGTACGAGTACTACGACGCGGTCCTGCACGCGGTGCGCGAGGGGCTCCTGCTCCTCGACACCAGCGATCGCGTGCAGCTGGTCAACGACGAGGCCCGCCGACTGCTCGCCCTCCCCGACGACGTGATCGGTCGCTCCGTGCACTCGCTCGGGCTGCCGCCGGCGCTGAGCCGTGCGGCCGTCGGCGAACGCGCAGCCGCCGACGACATCTACGTGACCGACGAGCACGTGCTGGTGGTCAGCTCGTCGCCCGCGGTCTGGGAGGGGCACACCGTCGGCTCCGTCGTCACCCTGCGCGACCGCACCGAGCTGCAGGACGTCACCGGCGAGCTCGACCTGGTCCGCGGCCTCACCGACTCGCTGCGTGCGCAGAACCACGAGGCCGCCAACCGGCTGCACGCCGTGGTCTCCCTGATCGAGATGGGGCAGCCCGACGAGGCGCTCGACTTCGCCACCGAGGAGCTCCAGGTGGCGCAGCTGCTGGCCGACCGGCTCACCGCGTCCGTGCAGGAGCCCGTGCTGGCGGCGCTGCTGCTCGGCAAGACCGCGGACGCCGCGGAGCGGGGCATCGCGCTCGAGATCTCCGGCGAGGTGTCGGGTTCGTCGCTCCCCCTGGCCGCCCGTGAGCTGCTCACCGTCGTCGGCAATCTCGTGGACAACGCGCTCGAGGCAGTCTCCGGTGCTGACTCCCGGCGGGTGCGGGTGCTGCTCGAGGGTGGCCCCGGCCAACTCACCGTCGTCGTCGAGGACAGCGGACCGGGCATCGCCCCCGGCGACGCGGAGAAGGTCCTGGAACGGGGTTGGTCGACCAAGGCGACCTCCGGGCGAGGCGTGGGGCTGGCCCTGGTCGCCCAGACCGTACGCCGCCACGGCGGGGACATTGCCGTCTCCGGGTCCGACCTGGGCGGGGCGTGCTTCCGGGTCTCGATCGGAGGGACCGCATGA
- a CDS encoding DUF389 domain-containing protein yields the protein MLRLRVSSPSETTSAVLALLQADPAVSSLAVIRGASIVPSGDLVTADLAREGANEIVEGLRALGVHRTGTIHLDAVDTWISQDGFDAERRTPGSSADAVVWAAVVQRGYDDSELNWTFLTFMSLATVLASIAIVLDSQILVIGAMVLGPEFGAVAALGVSLVRRRWTLLLASSRALVLGFLCAIAVTAVFALVTRWLGWITLAQVTAPRPATGFIYTPDKWSFIVALIAAAAGVLSVTSSRVGGLSGVFISVTTIPAAGNLALGLAFWVPSEIWGSVQQLALNLTGMAVAGWLTLAVQERVWNAISLRRARRIEARRRSDLFDS from the coding sequence GTGCTGCGGTTGCGGGTCTCGTCGCCTTCGGAGACGACCTCGGCCGTTCTCGCGCTGCTGCAGGCGGACCCCGCGGTCTCCAGCCTTGCCGTGATCCGCGGCGCGTCCATCGTGCCGTCGGGCGACCTGGTCACCGCGGACCTCGCGCGTGAGGGAGCCAACGAGATCGTCGAGGGCCTGCGCGCTCTCGGGGTGCACCGCACCGGCACGATCCACCTCGACGCCGTCGACACCTGGATCTCCCAGGATGGCTTCGACGCGGAGAGGCGTACGCCGGGCAGCAGCGCCGACGCGGTCGTCTGGGCCGCCGTCGTCCAGCGCGGCTACGACGACAGTGAGCTCAACTGGACCTTCCTGACCTTCATGAGCCTCGCCACCGTGCTTGCCTCGATCGCGATCGTGCTCGACTCCCAGATCCTGGTGATCGGCGCGATGGTGCTGGGCCCGGAGTTCGGAGCGGTCGCGGCGCTCGGAGTGTCCCTCGTGCGGCGGCGCTGGACGTTGCTCCTGGCGTCCTCCCGGGCACTGGTCCTGGGCTTCCTCTGCGCGATTGCGGTGACGGCCGTGTTCGCGCTGGTCACACGGTGGCTCGGCTGGATCACGCTCGCGCAGGTCACCGCTCCGAGGCCGGCGACCGGTTTCATCTACACACCGGACAAGTGGTCGTTCATCGTCGCGCTGATCGCGGCGGCCGCTGGGGTCCTGTCCGTGACCTCCTCGCGAGTCGGCGGTCTGTCCGGCGTCTTCATCTCGGTCACCACCATCCCGGCGGCCGGCAACCTCGCCCTCGGCCTCGCGTTCTGGGTGCCCTCCGAGATCTGGGGGAGCGTCCAGCAGCTCGCGCTCAACCTCACCGGCATGGCGGTTGCCGGATGGCTCACGCTCGCGGTCCAGGAGCGTGTCTGGAATGCGATCTCGCTCCGCCGTGCCCGGCGGATCGAAGCGCGTCGGCGGTCGGATCTGTTCGACAGCTGA
- a CDS encoding HNH endonuclease codes for MFEPSQARRGPAPAGPFGVPGGVPAGVPVGAAAVQSWTSALLSVSRALDDGERIDLLRALEELTCAAAGAQVMVTADFDASQRAEQAAQGVPVARQGRGVASQVALARRESPFRGRQHLGMAKVLPTEMPHTLTALRAGLITEDRAKVLLQETACLTLENRITIDRAIAGDPEALSDYSDKQLIADVHRLAYKLEPGSVIDRRAKAEADRRVTLRPAPDVMSQLSALLPVTQGVAVFAALSKEADRLRAAGDGRSRGQLMADLLVTRVTGAAPVTPGGPPVVPVAINLVVSDQTLLGGSDDPAHVDGFGQIPADLARQLAHDTLDAGLKVWLRRLYASPDGRLVAMDSRARLFPKLLAKLMIFRDRVCRTKWCGAPIRHLDHALDHDQGGPTSARNGQGLCEMCNHAKEAPNWRAGPSPHGPPEDQAIVTTTPTGHSYVSRPPRAPTPYDGAA; via the coding sequence ATGTTCGAACCTTCGCAGGCCCGGAGAGGCCCGGCACCCGCTGGGCCCTTCGGTGTGCCCGGAGGTGTGCCTGCGGGTGTGCCGGTGGGAGCGGCGGCGGTGCAGTCCTGGACGTCGGCGCTGTTGTCGGTGTCCCGGGCCCTGGACGACGGTGAGCGCATCGACCTGCTCCGCGCGCTCGAGGAGCTGACGTGTGCTGCGGCGGGTGCGCAGGTGATGGTGACCGCTGACTTCGACGCCTCGCAGCGCGCCGAGCAGGCCGCCCAGGGTGTGCCGGTGGCGCGGCAAGGTCGCGGGGTCGCCTCGCAGGTGGCGCTGGCTCGACGCGAGTCCCCGTTCCGCGGCAGGCAGCACCTGGGCATGGCCAAGGTCCTCCCGACCGAGATGCCCCACACACTGACTGCGTTGCGGGCTGGTCTGATCACCGAAGACCGCGCGAAGGTGCTGCTGCAGGAGACCGCGTGCCTCACCCTCGAAAACCGGATCACGATCGACCGTGCGATTGCGGGTGACCCTGAGGCTCTGTCGGACTACTCCGACAAGCAGCTGATCGCTGACGTCCATCGGCTCGCCTACAAGCTTGAGCCGGGTTCGGTGATCGACCGCCGCGCCAAGGCCGAGGCCGACCGGCGGGTGACGCTGCGGCCGGCGCCGGACGTGATGAGTCAGCTGTCCGCGCTGCTCCCGGTCACCCAAGGCGTCGCCGTGTTCGCCGCGTTGAGCAAGGAAGCCGACCGGCTCCGCGCCGCGGGCGATGGACGCTCCCGGGGTCAGCTGATGGCTGACCTGCTCGTCACCCGGGTCACCGGCGCTGCTCCTGTGACGCCGGGTGGTCCGCCGGTGGTGCCGGTCGCGATCAACCTCGTGGTCTCGGACCAGACACTGCTGGGCGGCTCCGATGATCCCGCGCATGTCGACGGGTTCGGGCAGATCCCCGCCGACCTGGCCCGGCAGCTTGCGCACGACACGCTGGATGCAGGGCTGAAGGTCTGGCTCCGTCGGCTCTATGCCTCACCGGATGGTCGTCTCGTGGCGATGGACTCCCGCGCTCGTCTGTTTCCCAAGCTGTTGGCGAAGCTGATGATCTTCCGCGACCGGGTCTGCCGCACGAAGTGGTGTGGGGCGCCGATCAGGCACCTCGACCACGCTCTGGATCACGATCAGGGTGGTCCGACCTCCGCCCGCAATGGTCAGGGGCTGTGCGAGATGTGCAACCACGCCAAGGAAGCGCCGAACTGGCGGGCCGGACCGTCCCCGCACGGTCCGCCAGAAGACCAGGCGATCGTCACGACCACCCCCACCGGACACTCCTACGTGTCCCGGCCGCCACGAGCTCCCACTCCGTACGACGGCGCTGCCTGA